A single Zootoca vivipara chromosome 1, rZooViv1.1, whole genome shotgun sequence DNA region contains:
- the LOC118091176 gene encoding protein lifeguard 3 isoform X1 has product MSRPSAPPPGYDDRNPLYPPPAGGYPAAYPGGYPGGYPQPQPQPPPYSGGYAQPGGYSQPGGYPQPVPIMPTVPMGFGDVYGGGGVSGEDATFSAADWDDRKVRHIFIRKVYTIISLQLLITVAIIAVFTFVEPVSSFVRRNVAVYYVSYAVFFVTYLVLACCEGPRRRFPWNLILLTIFTLAMGFMTGTIASMYSTKAVIICMIITAIVAIVVTVFCFQTKVDFTSCTGLFCVLGIVVMVTGIITAIVLAFKYVYWLHMLYAGIGAIAFTLFLAYDTQLLLGNRKHTMSPEEYVYGALKIYTDIVYIFTFLLQIVGSRD; this is encoded by the exons ATGTCACGCCCCTCTGCTCCTCCACCAGGCTACGATGATCGGAACCCCCTCTATCCTCCACCAGCAGGGGGATATCCTGCGGCCTACCCAGGAGGCTACCCAGGAGGCTACCCACAGCCACAACCACAGCCCCCACCATACAGTGGTGGGTACGCACAGCCTGGAGGCTACTCACAACCAGGGGGTTATCCACAGCCAGTTCCTATTATGCCTACGGTCCCAATGGGCTTTG GAGATGTCTATGGCGGTGGCGGCGTTTCTGGAGAGGATGCGACTTTCAGTGCAGCAGACTGGGATGACAGGAAAGTCAGACACATTTTCATCCGCAAG GTCTACACCATCATTTCACTGCAGCTGCTGATAACTGTGGCCATCATTGCAGTCTTCACCTTTGT TGAACCCGTATCCAGTTTTGTACGGAGAAATGTTGCTGTATACTACGTATCTTA TGCTGTGTTCTTCGTCACTTACCTGGTGCTGGCATGCTGTGAGGGCCCACG GAGACGCTTCCCATGGAATCTTATCCTTCTGACCATCTTT ACACTGGCCATGGGGTTCATGACAGGCACCATTGCTAG CATGTACTCTACAAAGGCTGTTATAATTTGCATGATAATCACAGCTATTGTGGCCATAGTTGTCACCGTCTTCTGCTTCCAGACAAAG GTGGATTTCACATCCTGTACCGGCTTGTTCTGTGTGTTGGGCATTGTCGTCATGGTGACTGGGATTATCACAGCCATTGTTCTGGCCTTCAAATAC GTCTATTGGCTCCACATGCTGTATGCAGGCATTGGTGCTATTGCCTTCACCCTG TTTCTTGCCTATGATACCCAGTTGCTGCTGGGCAACAGAAAACACACCATGAGCCCCGAGGAATATGTCTACGGCGCCCTCAAGATCTACACAGACATAGTCTACATCTTCACCTTCCTCTTGCAGATTGTGGGCAGCAGAGATTAG
- the LOC118091192 gene encoding protein lifeguard 3, producing MAEQSPPPYDGKKTGPADTTDLECLVEEDGGFHIAYWVDKNVRQTFIRKVYSIITLQLLVTVGIVALFTFSHPVSYYVQRNIALYYVSYAVFLICYLVLALCRSIQRRFPWNIILMTIFTMSTAFMTGTIASVYETKTVIIAMIITAVVTITVTVFSFQTKVDLTTWRGFFCIMAIVFMVTGIATAIVLSCKYMYWLDLLYAAISAVVFTLFLAYDTQLLLGNRKYAISPEDYIYGAIQIYVDVIYIFLSFTRLVGRN from the exons ATGGCAGAGCAGAGCCCACCTCCCTATGATGGCAAGAAAACTGGACCTGCAG ATACAACAGATTTGGAGTGTCTCGTAGAGGAAGATGGGGGTTTTCACATTGCTTATTGGGTTGACAAGAATGTCCGGCAAACTTTCATTCGCAAG GTCTACAGCATCATCACCCTTCAGCTATTGGTGACTGTGGGCATCGTTGCACTCTTCACTTTTTC ACACCCTGTGAGCTATTATGTGCAAAGGAATATTGCCCTGTACTATGTATCTTA TGCTGTATTCTTGATCTGCTACCTTGTGCTGGCCTTGTGTAGAAGCATCCA GAGGCGCTTCCCATGGAACATAATCCTCATGACTATCTTT ACCATGTCCACGGCATTCATGACTGGCACAATCGCAAG CGTGTATGAGACCAAGACTGTGATCATTGCCATGATCATCACAGCAGTTGTAACCATCACTGTCACTGTTTTCTCCTTTCAGACAAAG GTAGATCTCACAACCTGGCGCGGTTTCTTCTGTATCATGGCCATTGTCTTCATGGTGACTGGCATTGCCACTGCCATTGTCCTGAGCTGCAAATAC ATGTACTGGCTCGACTTGCTTTATGCGGCCATTTCTGCTGTAGTCTTCACCCTG TTCCTTGCTTATGATACTCAGCTGCTGCTGGGGAACAGGAAATACGCCATCAGTCCTGAGGATTACATTTATGGAGCCATCCAGATCTATGTAGATGTCATCTACATCTTCCTTTCCTTCACACGGCTTGTGGGCAGGAATTAG
- the LOC118091176 gene encoding protein lifeguard 3 isoform X2 — protein MSRPSAPPPGYDDRNPLYPPPAGGYPAAYPGGYPGGYPQPQPQPPPYSGDVYGGGGVSGEDATFSAADWDDRKVRHIFIRKVYTIISLQLLITVAIIAVFTFVEPVSSFVRRNVAVYYVSYAVFFVTYLVLACCEGPRRRFPWNLILLTIFTLAMGFMTGTIASMYSTKAVIICMIITAIVAIVVTVFCFQTKVDFTSCTGLFCVLGIVVMVTGIITAIVLAFKYVYWLHMLYAGIGAIAFTLFLAYDTQLLLGNRKHTMSPEEYVYGALKIYTDIVYIFTFLLQIVGSRD, from the exons ATGTCACGCCCCTCTGCTCCTCCACCAGGCTACGATGATCGGAACCCCCTCTATCCTCCACCAGCAGGGGGATATCCTGCGGCCTACCCAGGAGGCTACCCAGGAGGCTACCCACAGCCACAACCACAGCCCCCACCATACAGTG GAGATGTCTATGGCGGTGGCGGCGTTTCTGGAGAGGATGCGACTTTCAGTGCAGCAGACTGGGATGACAGGAAAGTCAGACACATTTTCATCCGCAAG GTCTACACCATCATTTCACTGCAGCTGCTGATAACTGTGGCCATCATTGCAGTCTTCACCTTTGT TGAACCCGTATCCAGTTTTGTACGGAGAAATGTTGCTGTATACTACGTATCTTA TGCTGTGTTCTTCGTCACTTACCTGGTGCTGGCATGCTGTGAGGGCCCACG GAGACGCTTCCCATGGAATCTTATCCTTCTGACCATCTTT ACACTGGCCATGGGGTTCATGACAGGCACCATTGCTAG CATGTACTCTACAAAGGCTGTTATAATTTGCATGATAATCACAGCTATTGTGGCCATAGTTGTCACCGTCTTCTGCTTCCAGACAAAG GTGGATTTCACATCCTGTACCGGCTTGTTCTGTGTGTTGGGCATTGTCGTCATGGTGACTGGGATTATCACAGCCATTGTTCTGGCCTTCAAATAC GTCTATTGGCTCCACATGCTGTATGCAGGCATTGGTGCTATTGCCTTCACCCTG TTTCTTGCCTATGATACCCAGTTGCTGCTGGGCAACAGAAAACACACCATGAGCCCCGAGGAATATGTCTACGGCGCCCTCAAGATCTACACAGACATAGTCTACATCTTCACCTTCCTCTTGCAGATTGTGGGCAGCAGAGATTAG